From Hoplias malabaricus isolate fHopMal1 chromosome 11, fHopMal1.hap1, whole genome shotgun sequence, a single genomic window includes:
- the tsnaxip1 gene encoding translin-associated factor X-interacting protein 1, giving the protein MSFFMALQQDTRFPPLSASESSRNSSGAATRAVRPAFKLLRTKGSETSGYLSTWPAHVSSQVVRQKYPSSGVSGFHGCGDEFGGAASKPRFLEQLESYLKRELTSVDMLSPKPQERKLQVYQEVFDYFIEGFNTYKPLLAAIKNEYDITLVHLQERIHELEPLRAQLVLLSEQYEKRILGLREQERTEIRALKQERQHLLQVTESMREEQRALQTQVYRLEKELAAQYLQYREECDARKLLIANISSLSYSPDEESDVEHDGDKMQCEDPVKVKLALKVCREDLTRAQVELNRLHAEYADVVPRRDWEKLDCMHKENLLKLETLHTDFEQLKSEYDTLLDVHRQVSQQRDSLRNELEVFREASTPRPHWEQCADVLGSRERWTEISEGQSSKKKLEILLEELNIMGLEQKEVFTGLGTSNDVPIYLRYEGQLKNLRLKKADVVRIIKDIWREKASEDEKMDDCSDLKEFLHQYLERQHGDRAGDWAYSLLDSIKRNLKYDFISLFYDILTDKVDESLYRGQTQLLSDLLKVLIQRDSTESGLLTASEFSEALRSAFPLKADQDLEELVVAAQSELETTGRSIAYQRLYTEDTDGKHGEFLGLVKRQATAERHHYISELRTKLEGKGEINVEDLRSAFKTVDPPLDSASLDRNLCIAFHTKDLNQHTALLDTEVALQRLSVANFMFAVGPEPTRNHWAQGRNTPRRGGCPSQGDTHSHGPSCGHF; this is encoded by the exons ATGAGTTTCTTCATGGCGCTGCAGCAGGACACACGCTTCCCACCCCTCAGCGCGTCCGAGAG CTCCAGAAATTCGTCAGGTGCGGCGACTCGGGCTGTGAGGCCTGCCTTCAAATTGCTCAGA ACTAAAGGCAGTGAGACGTCTGGCTACCTCTCGACCTGGCCGGCCCACGTTAGCTCTCAGGTTGTCCGGCAAAAATACCCCTCGTCTGGAGTCAGTGGTTTTCATGG ATGTGGTGATGAGTTTGGAGGAGCAGCGTCAAAGCCACGCTTCCTGGAACAGCTGGAAAGTTATCTGAAGAGAGAGCTGACGTCTGTAGACATGCTCAGCCCCAAACCCCAGGAACGCAAGCTACAG GTGTACCAGGAggtttttgattattttattgaGGGATTTAACACATACAAACCGCTGCTGGCTGCCATCAAAAATGAATATGACATCACTCTAG TGCATTTGCAGGAGCGGATCCATGAGCTGGAGCCTCTCCGTGCTCAGCTGGTGCTGTTGTCTGAGCAATATGAGAAGAGGATTCTGGGAttgagagagcaggagaggacTGAGATCAGGGCTTTAAAACAGGAGCGCCAGCATCTGCTACAAGTCACTGAGAGCATGAGGGAAGAGCAGCGAGCTTTACAGACTCAG GTTTATCGTCTAGAGAAGGAACTGGCAGCGCAGTATCTGCAGTACAGAGAAGAGTGTGATGCCCGAAAGCTGCTCATTGCCAATATCAGCAGCCTGAGCTACAGCCCAGATGAGGAGTCTGACGTCGAGCACGATGGCGACA AAATGCAGTGCGAGGATCCTGTGAAGGTGAAACTAGCTCTGAAGGTATGTAGAGAGGATCTAACTAGGGCCCAGGTGGAGCTCAACCGCTTGCACGCAGAATACGCGGATGTGGTTCCTCGCAGGGACTGGGAGAAACTAGACTGCATGCACAAGGAGAACCTCCTAAAG CTGGAGACCTTACACACTGATTTTGAGCAATTGAAGTCAGAATATGACACACTGCTAGACGTGCACCGGCAGGTCAGCCAGCAGAGAGACAGCCTTCGCAATGAACTCGAGGTCTTCAGAGAGGCCTCCACTCCCAGACCACATTGGGAGCAGTGCGCAG ATGTGCTCGGGAGCAGAGAGCGCTGGACAGAGATCTCTGAGGGTCAGTCCAGCAAGAAGAAGCTGGAGATTCTGCTGGAGGAGCTAAATATCATGGGCCTGGAGCAGAAGGAGGTCTTCACTGGACTG GGGACCTCCAATGATGTGCCTATCTACTTGCGCTATGAGGGGCAGCTAAAGAACCTCAGGCTAAAAAAAGCTGATGTTGTCAGAATTATAAAGGACATATGGAGGGAGAAAGCATCCGAAGATGAAAAG ATGGATGACTGCAGTGATCTGAAAGAGTTTCTACACCAGTACCTGGAGCGACAGCATGGAGACCGTGCAGGAGATTGGGCCTACAGTCTGCTGGACTCCATCAAGCGTAACCTGAAATATGACTTCATCAGCCTATTCTATGACATTCTCACAGATAAA GTGGATGAGAGTTTGTATCGTGGCCAGACCCAGCTTCTCTCTGACCTCCTGAAGGTGCTCATACAAAGGGACAGCACTGAGAGTGGTTTACTTACTGCATCTGAATTCAG TGAGGCTCTGAGGTCGGCTTTCCCCCTGAAGGCAGATCAGGATTTAGAGGAGCTGGTTGTGGCTGCTCAGTCAGAACTGGAGACAACCGGAAGAAGCATTGCCTACCAGAGGCTGTACACAGAG GACACAGACGGGAAGCACGGTGAATTCCTGGGCCTTGTGAAAAGGCAGGCTACGGCAGAGAGGCACCATTATATCAGCGAGCTCAGGACAAAGCTGGAAGGCAAAGG AGAAATAAACGTGGAAGACTTAAGATCTGCTTTCAAAACCGTCGATCCTCCATTGGATTCTGCATCCCTGGACAGGAACCTGTGCATAGCCTTCCACACTAAAGACCTGAACCAGCACACTGCACTTCTAGACACAGAGGTCGCATTACAGCGCCTCTCTGTGGCCAAC ttcatgttcgcggtgggtccggagcctacccggaatcactgggcgcaaggcaggaacacacccaggaggggtggctgtccttcacagggcgacacacactcacatggaccctcctgtggacacttttga